One region of Desulfovibrio sp. JC022 genomic DNA includes:
- a CDS encoding sigma-54-dependent Fis family transcriptional regulator has protein sequence MKFPSNLPCSAVLDSLADGVFTVDRDWNITFFNEAASRITGVDAEEAVGSKCWDVFHSSLCDGDCALRACMKDCGRISNKSIFFIHADGRKVPVSISAAPLVDGDGNLIGGVESFRDLTDIQMIRREVEESWRFEDIIGKSTQLGKVFSILPQVSKSEATVLLLGESGTGKELFARAIHNLSERSQGPFVAVNCGALPDNLLESELFGYKAGAFTDARKDKAGRFELAAGGTIFLDEIGDMPAKLQVKLLRVLQEKTFEPLGAVQSVKANVRIVAATNKNLVELVEEGSFRQDLYYRLNVVTLKLPALKERVEDIPLLINHFVNRLNALQGKDIDGISEDTLHILMRHPFPGNVRELENILEFAFILCPSGFIQVEHLPEYLQPQSKETAPHEDTPLTMDEIKCIAVHRALDRNNGKKMATCRELGISKDTLRRTIARCKEVGA, from the coding sequence ATGAAATTCCCTAGTAACCTACCGTGTTCGGCTGTTCTTGACTCTTTAGCAGACGGAGTATTTACGGTAGACCGGGACTGGAACATCACTTTCTTCAACGAGGCAGCCAGCCGGATCACCGGAGTGGATGCTGAAGAAGCGGTGGGCTCCAAATGCTGGGACGTCTTTCACTCCAGCCTCTGCGACGGCGACTGCGCCCTGCGGGCCTGCATGAAAGATTGCGGTCGCATCTCCAACAAATCCATATTTTTCATCCACGCAGACGGACGCAAGGTTCCGGTTTCCATCAGTGCCGCGCCACTTGTTGACGGCGATGGTAACCTCATCGGCGGCGTGGAAAGCTTCCGCGACCTGACTGATATCCAGATGATCCGCCGCGAGGTGGAGGAGTCATGGCGCTTTGAAGATATCATCGGCAAAAGTACCCAGCTTGGAAAAGTCTTCTCCATCCTGCCGCAAGTCAGCAAAAGTGAGGCAACCGTTCTGCTGCTGGGCGAATCCGGTACCGGTAAAGAACTTTTTGCCCGCGCCATTCACAACCTCAGTGAGCGCAGTCAAGGCCCGTTTGTAGCTGTAAACTGCGGAGCACTGCCCGACAACCTGCTCGAATCCGAGCTTTTCGGATACAAGGCAGGGGCATTCACCGATGCCCGCAAAGACAAGGCCGGACGGTTTGAACTGGCCGCAGGCGGCACTATTTTTCTGGATGAAATCGGGGATATGCCCGCCAAACTACAGGTCAAACTGCTGCGCGTGTTGCAGGAAAAGACCTTTGAGCCTCTGGGCGCGGTACAAAGCGTAAAGGCCAATGTACGTATTGTGGCCGCCACAAATAAAAATCTGGTAGAACTGGTGGAAGAAGGAAGTTTCCGGCAGGATCTTTACTACCGCCTCAATGTAGTTACCCTCAAACTTCCTGCACTCAAAGAACGGGTCGAAGATATTCCGCTTCTTATCAATCACTTCGTCAACAGACTTAATGCCCTGCAAGGCAAAGATATCGACGGTATTTCCGAAGACACCCTGCACATCCTCATGCGTCACCCCTTCCCCGGCAACGTACGGGAACTGGAAAACATCCTTGAATTCGCCTTTATCCTCTGCCCCTCGGGTTTCATTCAGGTAGAACACCTGCCTGAATATTTACAGCCCCAGTCCAAAGAAACCGCCCCCCACGAAGATACGCCCCTGACCATGGACGAAATAAAATGCATTGCCGTACACCGCGCCCTTGACCGCAACAACGGTAAAAAAATGGCTACCTGCCGCGAACTGGGAATTTCCAAAGACACCCTGCGCCGCACCATCGCCCGCTGCAAAGAAGTGGGCGCATAA
- a CDS encoding NifB/NifX family molybdenum-iron cluster-binding protein encodes MRGNEGRTNNSTLLCLACYEDRLASVFDNAPDLKLFRVEDNKICPAGYLSLPSKDPKDRTSAIMTCGATFLICGAICGCTMNELEQAGVRVIPWITGMTDQVLAAYQQNCLENHVMPGCRGRGRCGQGNRGFRARKTAQEAMHPNGPTLNSAQRSK; translated from the coding sequence ATGAGAGGAAACGAAGGACGCACAAATAATTCTACGCTGCTTTGTTTGGCTTGTTATGAAGACAGGCTGGCCTCTGTATTTGATAATGCCCCGGACCTTAAATTGTTCAGGGTGGAAGACAATAAAATTTGCCCCGCAGGTTACCTATCCCTTCCCTCAAAAGACCCAAAGGACAGGACATCCGCCATTATGACCTGCGGGGCAACATTTTTAATATGCGGTGCAATCTGCGGTTGCACCATGAATGAACTGGAACAGGCCGGAGTCAGGGTTATTCCGTGGATCACGGGAATGACAGACCAGGTACTCGCGGCCTATCAACAGAACTGTCTGGAAAATCATGTCATGCCCGGATGCCGCGGCAGGGGCAGATGCGGACAGGGGAACAGGGGCTTCAGGGCCAGAAAAACCGCGCAGGAAGCAATGCATCCTAACGGACCGACCCTGAACTCAGCGCAAAGGAGTAAATAA
- a CDS encoding NifB/NifX family molybdenum-iron cluster-binding protein, translating to MKIAISCQGNDLNGDIDPRFGRAKGFLVCDTDADTQEYIDNTQNLNAAQGAGIQSAQNVAATGATAVITGHVGPKAFTALDKGSIKIYLIGGGTVAEALASFKDGKLEAAEDADKPGHW from the coding sequence ATGAAAATCGCCATCAGCTGTCAGGGCAACGATCTCAACGGTGATATCGACCCTCGTTTCGGTCGCGCAAAAGGCTTTCTGGTCTGTGATACCGACGCTGACACTCAGGAATACATAGACAACACCCAGAACCTGAATGCCGCTCAAGGTGCCGGAATCCAGTCCGCCCAGAACGTGGCTGCCACAGGTGCCACTGCGGTCATCACCGGCCATGTAGGCCCCAAGGCCTTCACCGCCCTTGATAAGGGTTCCATCAAAATCTACCTCATCGGTGGCGGAACTGTTGCCGAAGCTCTGGCCTCATTCAAGGACGGCAAGCTTGAAGCAGCCGAGGACGCAGACAAACCGGGCCACTGGTAA
- a CDS encoding hydrogenase maturation nickel metallochaperone HypA — translation MHEMSIAQSILAIIEEEMEKQPGATLNKIVVGNGALAGVVSDALTFGWEAVTVGTSLEGSVLEVNEIPIKVRCGECKHEFLPEDKLYMACPECGLEIGHEVLQGKELQIESIEIDD, via the coding sequence ATGCACGAAATGTCAATAGCGCAAAGTATACTTGCAATCATTGAAGAGGAAATGGAAAAGCAACCCGGCGCCACCCTCAATAAAATTGTGGTTGGTAACGGCGCGCTTGCGGGAGTAGTCTCCGATGCTCTCACTTTCGGCTGGGAAGCGGTTACCGTGGGAACATCCCTTGAAGGCTCAGTCCTTGAAGTGAATGAGATTCCCATCAAAGTCCGCTGCGGCGAATGCAAACATGAATTTTTACCCGAAGACAAGTTGTACATGGCCTGCCCTGAATGCGGTTTGGAGATAGGCCATGAAGTACTTCAGGGCAAGGAATTGCAGATCGAAAGCATCGAGATTGACGATTAA
- the hypB gene encoding hydrogenase nickel incorporation protein HypB: MGEIPVVRNILEANDRIADELNQFFNEKNILCLNLMSSPGSGKTSLLEKTLADLKGEFKMAVIEGDLQTDNDARRVAATGAQAVQINTEGGCHLNSSQVKEALSLIDIEGLDILFVENVGNLVCPAEFNVGEDHKITLLTVTEGDDKPEKYPLMFHISSVMILNKIDLLPYVDFDLEKAKQHARKLNADIDLFPLSCRTREGLEDWYDWLRKARATKK, translated from the coding sequence ATGGGTGAAATCCCTGTGGTACGCAATATTCTGGAAGCAAACGACAGAATTGCCGATGAACTGAATCAATTTTTCAATGAGAAAAACATCCTCTGCCTCAACCTGATGAGCTCACCCGGGTCCGGTAAAACCAGCCTGCTGGAAAAGACCCTCGCGGACCTCAAAGGTGAATTCAAGATGGCGGTCATTGAAGGTGACCTCCAGACCGACAACGATGCACGCCGTGTTGCCGCCACCGGTGCACAGGCTGTTCAGATTAACACTGAAGGCGGATGTCACCTCAACTCCAGCCAGGTTAAGGAAGCTCTTTCTCTCATCGATATTGAAGGACTCGATATCCTTTTCGTTGAGAATGTGGGGAACCTCGTATGTCCCGCCGAATTCAATGTCGGCGAAGACCACAAGATTACCCTGCTGACCGTAACTGAGGGCGACGACAAACCTGAAAAATATCCCCTCATGTTCCACATTTCATCTGTGATGATCCTGAACAAAATCGACCTCCTGCCCTACGTGGATTTCGATCTTGAAAAGGCCAAGCAGCATGCGCGCAAGCTCAATGCCGACATCGACCTCTTCCCCCTGTCCTGCCGCACCCGCGAAGGACTGGAAGACTGGTACGACTGGCTCCGCAAAGCCCGCGCTACTAAGAAGTAA